The following are from one region of the Synechococcus sp. CBW1108 genome:
- a CDS encoding glutathione S-transferase C-terminal domain-containing protein, translating to MAPPAPLVRTARAIWHWQWCQLMGGLGPADAAGNYQRPAGAFTSLPPLPSEAASADGHVLIVGRSCPWAHRAWLVWALRRLDASITLVVVDPDPAEGRWRFAEPFGGCANLIELYQRSGADSGQRATVPALYSRRQERILVSESARLIELLNRWPAPDGPDLEPGAQQEATLRWRELLQSDVNDGVYRCGFARTQAAYDRAEAALFGALAEADRVLQESPWLAGAELSLADVVLFPTLIRLELVYAPLFGCSRLPLWQLPALWEWRQRFFHLPGVAATCWPEAWRRDYFGALFPLHPSGIIPAGPPLATLVGSRPAPRGLQHDHD from the coding sequence ATGGCCCCTCCCGCTCCCCTGGTGCGCACGGCGCGGGCCATCTGGCACTGGCAGTGGTGCCAACTGATGGGGGGCCTGGGCCCGGCCGATGCCGCCGGCAATTACCAGCGGCCCGCTGGGGCCTTCACCAGCCTGCCGCCCCTGCCCAGCGAAGCAGCCAGCGCCGATGGCCATGTGCTGATTGTCGGCCGCAGCTGCCCCTGGGCCCACCGGGCCTGGCTGGTGTGGGCTCTGCGCCGCCTCGACGCCAGCATCACGCTGGTGGTAGTGGATCCCGATCCCGCCGAGGGGCGCTGGCGCTTCGCCGAACCCTTCGGGGGCTGCGCCAACCTGATCGAGCTCTACCAGCGCTCCGGCGCCGATTCCGGCCAGCGGGCCACGGTGCCGGCCCTCTATTCGCGCCGGCAGGAGCGCATCCTGGTCAGTGAGAGTGCCCGGCTGATTGAGCTGCTCAACCGCTGGCCCGCCCCCGACGGGCCCGATCTGGAGCCTGGGGCCCAGCAGGAGGCCACCCTGCGCTGGCGCGAGCTGCTGCAGAGCGATGTCAACGATGGGGTGTATCGCTGCGGCTTCGCCCGCACCCAGGCGGCCTACGACCGGGCTGAGGCCGCCCTGTTTGGCGCCCTGGCCGAAGCGGATCGGGTCCTGCAGGAAAGCCCCTGGCTAGCTGGAGCTGAGCTGAGCCTGGCCGATGTGGTGCTGTTTCCCACCCTGATCCGCCTGGAGCTGGTCTATGCGCCGCTGTTTGGCTGCAGCCGGCTGCCGCTCTGGCAGCTGCCGGCGCTGTGGGAATGGCGCCAACGCTTCTTCCACCTGCCCGGCGTGGCCGCCACCTGCTGGCCTGAGGCCTGGCGGCGCGACTATTTCGGAGCCCTTTTTCCCCTGCATCCCTCCGGGATCATCCCGGCCGGGCCGCCCCTAGCCACACTGGTTGGAAGCCGACCAGCCCCCCGAGGCCTGCAACATGACCATGACTGA
- a CDS encoding DUF3493 domain-containing protein, with translation MGPNSDPIDPALRARLLQEVRTPWRGLRRGLWLALAASGAVGLATMAMRAASGAEVASADLLIQVGALGLFGSLLWLDRNRAGS, from the coding sequence ATGGGACCAAACTCTGACCCGATTGATCCTGCCTTGCGTGCCCGGCTTCTCCAGGAAGTCCGCACTCCCTGGCGAGGACTGCGCAGGGGGCTGTGGCTGGCCCTGGCGGCCTCAGGGGCGGTTGGGTTGGCAACGATGGCCATGCGAGCGGCGAGCGGCGCCGAGGTGGCCTCAGCCGATCTCCTGATCCAGGTCGGTGCCCTCGGCTTGTTCGGCAGCCTCCTCTGGCTGGATCGCAACCGAGCCGGCAGCTGA
- the psbA gene encoding photosystem II q(b) protein has translation MTTTIQQRQGASAWNQFCDWVTSTNNRLYVGWFGVLMIPCLLAATICFIVAFIAAPPVDIDGIREPVAGSLMYGNNIISGAVVPSSNAIGLHFYPIWEAASLDEWLYNGGPFQLVVFHFLIGIYAYMGREWELSYRLGMRPWICVAYSAPVAAASAVFLVYPFGQGSFSDAMPLGISGTFNYMLVFQAEHNILMHPFHMLGVAGVFGGSLFSAMHGSLVTSSLVRETTESESQNYGYKFGQEEETYNIVAAHGYFGRLIFQYASFNNSRSLHFFLAAWPVVGIWFTALGVSTMAFNLNGFNFNQSILDGQGRVVNTWADVLNRAGLGMEVMHERNAHNFPLDLAAATATPVALTAPAIG, from the coding sequence ATGACAACCACTATTCAGCAGCGCCAAGGCGCTTCTGCGTGGAACCAGTTTTGCGACTGGGTCACCTCCACCAACAACCGCCTCTACGTGGGCTGGTTCGGTGTGCTGATGATCCCCTGCCTGCTGGCTGCCACCATCTGCTTCATCGTGGCCTTCATCGCCGCACCCCCTGTCGACATCGACGGCATCCGTGAGCCCGTAGCTGGCTCCCTGATGTATGGCAACAACATCATCTCCGGTGCCGTTGTGCCCTCCAGCAACGCCATCGGCCTGCACTTCTACCCCATCTGGGAAGCCGCCAGCCTCGATGAGTGGCTGTACAACGGTGGGCCTTTCCAGCTGGTGGTCTTCCACTTCCTGATCGGCATCTACGCCTACATGGGCCGCGAGTGGGAACTCTCCTACCGCTTGGGCATGCGCCCCTGGATCTGCGTTGCCTACAGCGCCCCTGTGGCAGCAGCGTCTGCTGTGTTCCTGGTGTATCCCTTCGGTCAGGGCTCCTTCTCGGATGCCATGCCCCTGGGTATCTCCGGCACCTTCAACTACATGTTGGTGTTCCAGGCTGAGCACAACATCCTGATGCACCCCTTCCACATGCTGGGTGTGGCTGGTGTCTTCGGTGGCAGCCTGTTCTCTGCCATGCACGGTTCGCTGGTTACTTCTTCGCTGGTTCGTGAGACCACCGAGAGCGAGAGCCAGAACTACGGCTACAAGTTTGGCCAAGAGGAAGAGACCTACAACATCGTGGCTGCCCACGGTTACTTCGGTCGCCTGATCTTCCAATACGCCTCGTTCAACAACAGCCGCAGCCTCCACTTCTTCCTGGCTGCCTGGCCCGTGGTTGGCATCTGGTTCACCGCCCTGGGCGTGAGCACGATGGCCTTCAACCTGAACGGTTTCAACTTCAACCAGTCGATCCTCGACGGCCAAGGCCGCGTGGTGAACACCTGGGCAGACGTGCTGAACCGCGCTGGTCTGGGTATGGAAGTGATGCACGAGCGCAACGCTCACAACTTCCCGCTTGACCTGGCTGCTGCCACCGCCACCCCCGTGGCACTGACCGCACCGGCTATTGGCTGA
- the infB gene encoding translation initiation factor IF-2, with protein sequence MTSSGKVRIYELSRDLGLENKDVLDAAEKLGVAAKSHSSSISDDEASRIRSLIKSGSNGSPSKPAPAPAAAAPKAILSVKKAESAGASPMAAKPALPPPARPLVGPPVTKQPVSKPPVLVSKPPAPASKPAPASKPPALVSKPALVTKPPGPASKPSIAPIKPVVIASKPARPSSPAPAPARPAQTTPVLSSRKPELPVRPGGGTTSSRPAPPAGRAPLSQRPAAPQRSGVPAPTRPGQAGMAGRPGPTPLELVGKPIRRDSRDSTGPAAPDRPAAPGRPGMPAGMRRPMAPGELMQLQKPSGRPTAPPPRRPGDRSEAGAAPRPGSTDLVRPNASPAAPAAPRRPGFRPPTAPGAAGKPRRPDWDDSAKLEALRSRMPQKQRTKVHIIGENDDALTAETGGYAGEQEAFILQASLARPAKPRTAAAPAAKPMAAMRKRKKETTRQRQRRRAMELRSSREAKALRPEMLIVPEGNLTVQELAEKLGVESSEIIKSLFFKGIIATVTQSLDLSTIEAVAEEFGVPVLEDDVEEAAAKTVEMIEESDLAHLIRRPPVVTVMGHVDHGKTSLLDAIRKTRVAAGEAGGITQHIGAYQVQIPHAGEQRKITFLDTPGHEAFTAMRARGTKVTDVAVLVVAADDGVRPQTLEAISHARAAKVPIVVAINKIDKEGASPDRVKQELSGLELVAEDWGGNTVMVPVSALKGVNVDKLLEMILLVTEVEDLKANPGRMARGTVIEAHLDKAKGPVATLLVQNGTLRAGDVLAAGPVLGKVRAMVDDGGKRVKEAGPSYAVEALGFSEVPTAGDEFEVYPDEKTARSVVGDRASEARATRLAQQMASRRVSLASMSSQASEGELKELNLILKADVQGSVEAILGSLERLPQGEVQVRVLLSAPGEITETDVDLAAASGAVIVGFNTSMAPGAKRAADATGVDVRDYDVIYKLLEDIQLAMEGLLEPELVEESLGEAEVRAVFSIGRSAVAGCYVTSGKLQRNCKVRVWRGKEKVFEGDLDSLRRNKDDVKEVATGFECGIGTDRYTGWQEGDRVEAYKLVTQRRTLST encoded by the coding sequence ATGACCAGCAGCGGCAAAGTAAGAATTTATGAGCTTTCCCGGGATCTCGGCCTGGAGAACAAGGACGTGCTCGACGCCGCCGAGAAGCTGGGGGTTGCTGCCAAGAGCCACAGCAGCTCGATCAGCGACGACGAAGCTTCCCGCATCCGCTCTTTGATCAAGAGCGGCAGCAACGGCAGCCCCTCGAAACCCGCTCCAGCTCCGGCTGCAGCCGCTCCCAAAGCAATCCTCTCGGTCAAGAAGGCCGAGAGTGCTGGTGCCTCACCCATGGCAGCCAAACCCGCCCTGCCGCCCCCGGCCCGGCCCTTGGTGGGACCGCCCGTCACCAAACAGCCCGTCAGCAAGCCCCCTGTTCTGGTAAGCAAACCCCCAGCTCCGGCCAGCAAACCGGCCCCTGCCAGCAAGCCTCCTGCTCTGGTCAGCAAACCGGCCCTTGTCACCAAGCCCCCTGGCCCAGCCAGCAAACCCTCGATCGCGCCGATCAAGCCGGTGGTGATTGCCTCCAAGCCAGCCCGACCCAGCAGCCCAGCCCCAGCCCCGGCCCGACCGGCCCAAACCACACCAGTCCTCAGCAGTCGCAAACCGGAATTACCGGTGCGCCCCGGCGGCGGCACCACCAGCAGCCGGCCCGCACCGCCGGCTGGCCGGGCCCCCCTGAGCCAGCGGCCGGCTGCGCCGCAGCGGTCGGGAGTTCCCGCACCCACCCGGCCCGGCCAGGCCGGCATGGCGGGACGCCCCGGCCCGACTCCCCTGGAGCTCGTCGGCAAGCCGATCCGACGCGACAGTCGCGACAGCACCGGGCCCGCAGCACCCGATCGCCCAGCCGCTCCGGGTAGACCCGGCATGCCCGCCGGCATGCGCAGACCGATGGCGCCGGGCGAGCTGATGCAGCTCCAGAAACCCTCCGGCCGGCCCACAGCGCCGCCGCCGCGACGGCCGGGAGATCGCAGTGAAGCTGGCGCAGCCCCTCGCCCCGGCAGTACGGATCTGGTGCGTCCCAACGCCAGCCCGGCCGCTCCGGCAGCTCCGAGGCGGCCTGGCTTCCGCCCCCCCACGGCTCCAGGGGCCGCCGGCAAACCCCGCCGCCCCGACTGGGACGACAGCGCCAAGCTGGAAGCCCTGCGCAGCCGCATGCCGCAGAAGCAGCGCACCAAGGTGCACATCATCGGCGAAAACGATGATGCGCTCACCGCCGAAACTGGCGGTTACGCCGGCGAACAGGAAGCCTTCATCCTGCAGGCCAGCCTGGCTCGCCCCGCCAAGCCCCGCACTGCCGCTGCCCCCGCCGCCAAACCGATGGCGGCGATGCGCAAGCGCAAGAAGGAGACCACCCGCCAGCGCCAGCGCCGCCGCGCCATGGAACTGCGCTCCTCCCGTGAGGCCAAGGCATTGCGGCCGGAGATGCTCATCGTGCCCGAGGGCAACCTGACGGTGCAGGAGCTGGCCGAGAAACTCGGGGTGGAGAGCTCCGAGATCATCAAGAGCCTGTTCTTCAAGGGGATCATCGCCACGGTCACCCAGAGCCTGGATCTCTCCACCATTGAGGCAGTGGCCGAGGAATTCGGCGTGCCGGTGCTCGAAGACGACGTCGAAGAGGCCGCCGCCAAGACGGTGGAGATGATCGAGGAGAGCGACCTGGCCCACCTGATCCGTCGCCCTCCCGTGGTGACGGTGATGGGCCACGTCGACCATGGCAAAACAAGCCTGCTTGATGCCATTCGCAAAACCCGCGTGGCCGCTGGCGAAGCCGGGGGCATCACCCAGCACATCGGTGCTTACCAGGTGCAGATTCCCCACGCCGGCGAACAGCGCAAGATCACCTTCCTGGATACACCGGGCCACGAGGCCTTCACCGCCATGCGGGCCCGCGGCACCAAGGTGACCGACGTGGCGGTGTTGGTGGTGGCCGCCGATGACGGCGTCCGCCCCCAAACCCTGGAGGCGATCAGCCACGCCCGCGCGGCCAAGGTGCCGATCGTGGTGGCGATCAACAAGATCGACAAGGAGGGGGCCTCCCCCGATCGGGTGAAGCAGGAGCTCTCGGGACTCGAGCTGGTGGCTGAAGACTGGGGCGGCAACACCGTGATGGTGCCGGTGAGCGCCCTCAAGGGTGTGAACGTCGACAAGTTGCTGGAGATGATCCTGCTGGTGACGGAGGTGGAAGACCTCAAGGCCAACCCGGGTCGCATGGCCCGCGGCACCGTGATCGAGGCCCACCTGGACAAGGCCAAGGGTCCGGTGGCCACCCTGCTTGTGCAGAACGGCACCCTGCGGGCCGGAGATGTGCTGGCGGCGGGGCCCGTACTCGGCAAGGTGCGGGCCATGGTTGACGACGGCGGCAAACGGGTCAAGGAGGCCGGCCCCTCCTATGCGGTTGAGGCCCTGGGCTTCAGCGAAGTGCCCACCGCAGGCGACGAGTTTGAGGTCTATCCCGACGAGAAGACCGCCCGCTCGGTGGTGGGTGACCGGGCCAGCGAAGCCCGCGCCACCCGACTGGCCCAGCAAATGGCTTCCCGTCGGGTCTCCCTGGCCTCAATGTCGAGCCAGGCCAGCGAGGGCGAGCTCAAGGAGCTCAACCTGATCCTCAAGGCCGACGTACAGGGTTCGGTGGAAGCCATCCTTGGCTCCCTCGAACGACTGCCCCAAGGCGAAGTGCAGGTGCGGGTGCTGCTCTCGGCGCCGGGCGAGATCACCGAAACCGACGTCGACCTGGCGGCCGCCTCCGGTGCGGTGATCGTGGGCTTCAATACCTCGATGGCGCCAGGGGCCAAGCGGGCCGCCGATGCCACCGGCGTCGATGTGCGCGACTACGACGTGATCTACAAGCTGCTGGAAGACATCCAGCTGGCCATGGAAGGCCTGCTGGAGCCGGAGCTGGTGGAGGAGTCCCTCGGCGAAGCCGAGGTGCGGGCCGTATTCAGCATTGGCCGCAGTGCGGTGGCGGGTTGTTACGTCACCAGCGGCAAGTTGCAACGCAACTGCAAGGTGCGGGTTTGGCGCGGCAAGGAGAAGGTGTTCGAGGGCGACCTCGACTCCCTGCGCCGCAACAAAGACGACGTCAAGGAAGTGGCCACCGGCTTCGAGTGCGGCATCGGCACCGATCGCTACACGGGCTGGCAGGAGGGCGATCGGGTGGAGGCCTACAAGCTGGTCACCCAGCGCCGCACCCTCAGCACCTGA
- a CDS encoding ABC-F family ATP-binding cassette domain-containing protein — protein MSLISLVDAGKDFGIRTLFENLSLHIGAGERLGLIGPNGAGKSTLLKVLAGIEPLGSGQRRCAPRTRVVLVDQEPGLDPEHTVLEQVFAGSGEKMALLRQHTALSQAVADGPDNAIALAQLSDLHGRMDQLNAWGLEQQCREVLERLGISDIERKVGDLSGGYRKRVALAAALVAEPDVLLLDEPTNHLDANGVEWLQSYLGRFPGALVLVTHDRYVLDRVTRRIVEVDRGLARSYAGNYATYLTHKAEEEASEASSAAKFKGTLRRELAWLRQGPKARSTKQKARIQRIEEMREAPQRQGRGLVSLATSSRRLGKRAITAEELGVSAGEGAEARALLRAFSYDFSPEDRVGIIGPNGVGKSSLLEVIAGRRQPSSGSLELGATVKLAYFDQHSDVLLKPDQKVLEVVQAAASRVAVDGEELSASQLLERFLFPPAQQHQPVAKLSGGERRRLHLCRLLIGAPNVLLLDEPTNDLDVQTLSVLEDFLEDFRGCVVVVSHDRYFLDRTVDRLFCFENGELQRFEGNYSAYLETSASRLAARAAGAAGAASGGAKKTSPLQPQVKTAANQPRRRSFKETRELADLETSLPVWEEQRRQLEQALSSAGSDYTALERCTQQLAELGERISKGEERWLALSELAG, from the coding sequence TTGAGCCTGATCAGCCTGGTGGATGCCGGCAAGGACTTCGGCATCCGCACCCTGTTTGAAAACCTCAGCCTGCACATCGGCGCAGGCGAGCGGCTGGGGCTGATCGGCCCCAATGGCGCCGGCAAGAGCACCCTGCTGAAGGTGCTGGCGGGAATTGAACCCCTGGGCAGCGGCCAGCGCCGCTGCGCCCCCCGCACCCGGGTGGTGCTCGTCGACCAGGAACCCGGGCTGGACCCGGAGCACACCGTGCTGGAGCAGGTGTTTGCCGGGAGCGGCGAGAAGATGGCTTTGCTGCGGCAGCACACGGCCCTGAGTCAGGCGGTGGCTGATGGCCCCGACAACGCCATCGCCCTGGCCCAGCTCAGCGACCTCCATGGCCGCATGGACCAGCTCAATGCCTGGGGGCTGGAGCAGCAGTGCCGCGAGGTGCTGGAGCGGCTCGGCATCTCCGACATCGAGCGCAAGGTGGGCGACCTCTCCGGCGGCTACCGCAAGCGGGTGGCCCTGGCGGCGGCCCTGGTGGCCGAGCCCGACGTGCTGCTGCTGGATGAGCCCACCAACCACCTCGACGCCAACGGGGTGGAGTGGTTGCAGAGCTACCTCGGGCGCTTCCCCGGTGCCCTGGTGCTGGTGACCCACGACCGCTACGTACTCGATCGGGTCACCCGTCGGATCGTGGAGGTGGATCGGGGTCTGGCCCGCAGCTACGCCGGGAACTACGCCACCTATCTCACCCACAAGGCCGAGGAGGAGGCATCGGAAGCCTCCTCGGCCGCCAAGTTCAAGGGCACCCTGCGGCGGGAGCTGGCCTGGCTGCGGCAGGGCCCCAAGGCCCGCAGCACCAAGCAGAAAGCCCGCATCCAGCGCATTGAGGAGATGCGAGAGGCCCCCCAGCGCCAAGGCCGGGGCCTGGTGAGCCTGGCCACCAGCAGCCGGCGGCTGGGCAAGCGGGCCATCACCGCCGAGGAGCTGGGGGTAAGTGCGGGCGAAGGGGCCGAGGCCAGGGCCCTGCTGCGGGCCTTCAGCTACGACTTCAGCCCGGAAGACAGGGTTGGCATCATCGGGCCTAATGGCGTAGGCAAATCGAGCCTGCTGGAGGTGATCGCCGGCCGGCGCCAGCCCAGCAGCGGCAGCCTGGAGCTGGGCGCCACCGTGAAGCTCGCCTACTTCGACCAGCACAGCGACGTGCTGCTCAAGCCCGACCAGAAGGTGCTGGAGGTGGTGCAGGCCGCCGCCAGCCGGGTTGCGGTGGACGGCGAGGAGCTCAGTGCCTCCCAGTTGCTGGAGCGCTTCCTGTTTCCACCGGCCCAGCAGCACCAACCGGTGGCCAAGCTCTCCGGCGGCGAGCGGCGACGGCTCCATCTCTGCCGGCTGCTGATTGGGGCCCCCAACGTGCTGCTGCTCGACGAGCCCACCAACGACCTGGATGTGCAGACCCTGAGCGTGCTCGAAGACTTCCTCGAAGACTTCCGCGGCTGCGTGGTGGTGGTCTCCCACGACCGCTACTTCCTCGATCGCACCGTGGATCGGCTGTTCTGCTTCGAGAACGGCGAGCTGCAGCGCTTTGAGGGCAACTACAGCGCCTACCTGGAGACCAGCGCCAGCCGCCTGGCGGCCAGAGCTGCCGGAGCTGCCGGAGCTGCCAGCGGTGGCGCCAAGAAAACCAGCCCCCTCCAGCCCCAGGTCAAAACCGCCGCAAACCAGCCCCGGCGACGCAGCTTCAAGGAGACCCGGGAACTGGCCGATCTGGAAACCAGCCTGCCGGTCTGGGAGGAGCAGCGCCGCCAGTTGGAGCAGGCCCTGAGCTCAGCCGGCAGCGACTACACCGCCCTGGAGAGGTGCACCCAGCAGCTGGCCGAATTGGGCGAGCGGATCAGCAAGGGCGAGGAGCGCTGGCTGGCCCTGAGCGAGCTGGCGGGCTGA
- a CDS encoding DUF2301 domain-containing membrane protein: MTMTDPVFEGVYGTYTIDATDRREVLGYRLALTAVALGQAGLMLQWRQLGPELVWPWMVLMAVGLGLALRWIHIYLVPLHRALQLFWLLGCAGALVLAARSGPGAMVTAVASQPLWILAIGPFFAALAGVGFKEFFCFRRPEAIGVTLLLPIALLGHLVGLLDGRVTTSLLALESGLLLVLCLRKFPMPAAADVGDKSVFAYLKAQASGAEGATP; this comes from the coding sequence ATGACCATGACTGACCCGGTGTTTGAAGGGGTCTATGGCACCTACACCATCGATGCCACCGACCGACGCGAAGTGCTGGGCTACCGGCTGGCCCTCACCGCCGTGGCCCTGGGCCAGGCCGGGCTGATGCTGCAGTGGCGCCAGCTGGGCCCGGAGCTGGTGTGGCCCTGGATGGTGCTGATGGCGGTGGGGCTGGGCCTGGCCCTGCGCTGGATCCACATCTACCTAGTGCCCCTGCACCGGGCCCTGCAGCTCTTCTGGCTACTGGGCTGCGCTGGCGCCCTGGTGCTGGCGGCCCGCAGCGGCCCGGGCGCCATGGTGACGGCCGTAGCAAGCCAGCCCCTCTGGATCCTGGCGATCGGCCCCTTCTTCGCAGCCCTGGCCGGGGTGGGCTTTAAGGAGTTCTTCTGCTTCCGCAGGCCCGAGGCCATCGGCGTGACGCTGCTGCTGCCGATCGCCCTGCTCGGCCATCTGGTCGGCCTGCTGGACGGCCGGGTTACCACGAGCCTGCTGGCCCTCGAGAGTGGGCTGCTGCTGGTGCTCTGCCTGCGCAAGTTCCCGATGCCCGCGGCGGCGGATGTGGGCGACAAAAGCGTTTTCGCCTACCTCAAGGCCCAGGCGAGCGGTGCCGAAGGAGCCACACCTTGA
- a CDS encoding fatty acid desaturase translates to MSLGLTLLAYGVGTQIPLRLSATPLWLLYATVTGTVAGGCWVIAHECGHRAFHPNPRVETAVGFVLHSLLLVPYFSWQRSHAVHHANCNHLEAGETHVPPRSNSAEGRLLKGVLSRIGPELYGVYALIFHLLVGWPLYLLFGVTGGADYGAPTSHFSNSLPFNKGKKQLFPDSVRKLMLLSNLGLLAMLLVLVLASFNYSFLRVLCVYGLPYLVVNAWLVAYTWLQHSDTDIPHFSSGDWTWAKGALQTVDRPYGPLLNFLHHGIGSTHVCHHVNSRIPHYNAWQATALLRQQFPALVRHDPTAIHTALWRVASRCVVVSQAPSGDGYFYEPQISSLADN, encoded by the coding sequence ATGTCTCTAGGCCTGACCCTGCTTGCCTACGGCGTGGGCACCCAGATACCCCTCCGGCTAAGCGCTACGCCACTCTGGCTGCTCTATGCCACGGTGACAGGGACTGTGGCGGGCGGTTGCTGGGTGATTGCCCATGAGTGCGGGCACCGCGCCTTTCACCCCAACCCCCGGGTGGAAACGGCGGTGGGCTTTGTGCTCCACAGCCTGCTGCTGGTGCCCTACTTCAGCTGGCAGCGCAGCCATGCGGTGCACCACGCCAATTGCAACCACCTCGAAGCAGGTGAAACCCATGTGCCTCCCCGTTCCAATTCCGCTGAGGGCAGGCTGCTTAAAGGGGTGCTCAGTCGGATTGGGCCGGAACTGTATGGCGTCTACGCCCTGATTTTCCACCTGCTGGTGGGGTGGCCGCTCTATTTACTTTTTGGAGTTACAGGGGGCGCAGATTATGGCGCTCCCACCTCCCATTTCTCGAATTCATTGCCTTTTAACAAGGGCAAAAAGCAGCTGTTTCCGGATTCCGTTCGGAAGCTGATGCTGCTATCAAACCTGGGCCTGCTGGCCATGCTTTTGGTGTTGGTGCTGGCCTCATTTAATTATTCTTTTTTGCGGGTTTTGTGCGTCTATGGGCTCCCATATCTGGTGGTCAACGCCTGGCTGGTTGCCTATACTTGGCTGCAGCACAGTGATACCGATATTCCCCATTTTTCTTCGGGCGACTGGACCTGGGCGAAGGGTGCTCTTCAGACTGTGGATCGTCCCTACGGGCCCCTGTTGAACTTTCTTCACCATGGGATTGGTTCAACCCACGTGTGCCACCACGTTAACTCCCGAATTCCCCACTACAACGCCTGGCAGGCCACTGCCCTTTTGAGGCAGCAGTTTCCGGCACTGGTGCGCCATGACCCCACAGCAATACATACCGCGCTCTGGCGGGTGGCAAGTCGCTGTGTGGTCGTATCCCAGGCCCCTTCAGGCGACGGATACTTTTACGAGCCCCAAATCAGCTCTTTGGCTGATAATTGA
- a CDS encoding low-complexity tail membrane protein produces MNTRSEPLLWLQLVALGAIPLELLGLLLLLAGADPGPLPGLERLLAWAIGVLGPAILLWQRPADVCSLLLVQVPVRGRSEAQLQLAALQSPLPARLAMLLGAAALLPLFWWLDQHAALAAPLSPLTASPRFVALLLACPLLALVLWQVQELVQAIALLSRKPDPLASYPPMTRAEVDSQRLCLGLPLLLLEPLQVASGASAAGSAAGSVAIQPEEAAEQAEGTDLDQEIG; encoded by the coding sequence GTGAACACCCGCAGCGAGCCCCTGCTCTGGCTCCAGCTCGTGGCCCTCGGGGCCATTCCGCTGGAGCTGCTGGGGCTGCTGCTGCTGCTGGCCGGTGCCGATCCTGGCCCCTTGCCAGGTCTAGAGCGGCTGCTGGCCTGGGCCATCGGCGTGCTGGGGCCTGCGATCCTGCTCTGGCAGCGACCTGCCGACGTCTGCTCCCTGCTGCTGGTGCAGGTGCCGGTGCGGGGTCGCAGCGAAGCCCAGCTCCAGCTCGCGGCCCTGCAAAGCCCCCTGCCGGCCAGGCTGGCCATGCTGCTGGGGGCCGCTGCCCTACTGCCGCTCTTCTGGTGGCTTGATCAGCACGCCGCCCTGGCCGCGCCCCTCTCCCCACTGACGGCCAGCCCACGCTTTGTCGCTCTGCTGCTGGCCTGCCCGCTGCTGGCCCTGGTCCTGTGGCAGGTGCAGGAGCTGGTCCAGGCGATCGCGCTGCTGAGCCGCAAGCCGGACCCACTGGCTAGCTACCCGCCTATGACCCGTGCGGAGGTGGACTCCCAGCGGCTCTGCCTGGGGCTGCCCCTGCTGCTGCTAGAGCCACTCCAGGTGGCATCTGGCGCCTCAGCTGCCGGATCAGCTGCCGGCTCGGTTGCGATCCAGCCAGAGGAGGCTGCCGAACAAGCCGAGGGCACCGACCTGGATCAGGAGATCGGCTGA
- a CDS encoding aspartoacylase — protein MGPNSNPAKVLVVAGTHGNERNGPWLLEHWRSRPGALQSHGLALELVLGNPAAHAQNRRYLERDLNRCFAPSLLADASLDGADLQRARELLLRHGPAGEAPCLVVLDLHSTTSAMGNALVVYGRRPADLALAAGVQGLLGLPIYLHEADHAQTGFLVESWPCGLVIEVGPVPQGVIQAQICRQTQLGVEAALEVLAAAQRGPLRLPAELVVHRHLGSLDLPRRPDGSPSACLHPALQHRDWHPLQPGDPVFLDSHGATLGFVPPRGLEGQPVWPVFVNEAAYGEKGIALSLTSRECWPVSSEWPKALEALSNRLAQRGAPL, from the coding sequence ATGGGCCCCAATTCGAACCCGGCCAAGGTGCTCGTGGTGGCAGGCACCCACGGCAATGAGCGCAATGGGCCCTGGCTGCTCGAGCACTGGCGGAGCCGGCCTGGGGCCCTCCAGAGCCATGGCCTGGCGCTGGAGCTGGTGCTGGGCAACCCCGCTGCCCATGCCCAGAACCGGCGCTATCTCGAGCGGGATCTGAACCGCTGTTTTGCCCCATCCCTGCTGGCCGATGCCAGCCTCGATGGGGCCGATCTGCAGCGTGCCCGGGAGTTGCTGCTCCGCCATGGCCCCGCAGGGGAGGCACCGTGCCTGGTGGTGCTGGATCTGCACAGCACCACCAGCGCCATGGGCAATGCGCTGGTGGTCTACGGCCGCCGCCCGGCGGATCTGGCCCTGGCGGCGGGCGTGCAGGGGCTGCTGGGCCTGCCGATCTATCTCCATGAGGCCGACCATGCCCAGACAGGTTTTCTGGTGGAGAGCTGGCCCTGCGGCCTGGTGATCGAGGTGGGCCCCGTGCCCCAGGGGGTGATCCAGGCCCAGATCTGTCGCCAGACCCAGCTGGGCGTTGAGGCTGCCCTGGAGGTGCTGGCGGCGGCCCAGCGGGGGCCATTGCGGTTGCCCGCCGAGCTGGTGGTGCATCGCCATCTCGGCAGTCTCGATTTGCCGCGGCGCCCGGATGGCTCTCCTTCTGCCTGCCTGCATCCGGCCCTGCAGCACCGCGACTGGCATCCGCTCCAGCCGGGGGACCCCGTTTTTCTCGATTCCCATGGGGCGACCTTGGGCTTCGTGCCGCCCAGGGGCCTGGAGGGCCAGCCCGTCTGGCCCGTATTTGTCAATGAGGCGGCCTATGGCGAGAAGGGCATTGCCCTGAGCCTCACCAGCCGGGAATGCTGGCCCGTCAGCAGCGAGTGGCCCAAGGCCCTCGAAGCCCTCTCGAACCGGCTGGCTCAGCGGGGAGCACCGTTGTAA